The Coffea arabica cultivar ET-39 chromosome 9e, Coffea Arabica ET-39 HiFi, whole genome shotgun sequence genome has a window encoding:
- the LOC113709979 gene encoding protein MAIN-LIKE 2-like: protein MEWWKKLPHKVTAKVVSAGFGDFLSHLPVADRDRKLPVALAERWWDSTNSFHLLFEEMTLTPLDFTCITGVAVGGLPISWDYNVRENANYIKEQLGWVPAFASGGAIRVTDILSFYKDKAIDENDDVQLAHLTRAFFLYMLGRTLLSNTAETIHLCCLPALEDVDRIGDYNWGGAGMATLYRFMSAVSRRLTKRLGGYSFVWEVWTYEILQISPYKLKQDERDVLPRMWRWRSCNRANRQSPFTVEHFHRAIDTINPENVSSRQLAALPCNGIAELVSQIQGTNCNEIAFGWPHGKILLPGREGY from the exons ATGGAGTGGTGGAAGAAGCTGCCTCATAAGGTGACCGCGAAAGTTGTTAGTGCTGGGTTTGGGGATTTTCTGAGCCACTTGCCCGTGGCCGATAGAGATAGGAAGTTGCCTGTCGCACTTGCGGAGCGATGGTGGGACTCAACAAACTCCTTCCACTTGCTTTTCGAAGAGATGACACTGACACCCTTGGACTTCACCTGTATAACCGGTGTTGCAGTGGGCGGCTTGCCTATTTCGTGGGATTACAATGTTAGGGAAAATGCCAATTACATCAAGGAGCAATTGGGTTGGGTGCCAGCTTTTGCTTCTGGCGGTGCCATCAGAGTTACCGATATATTGTCATTCTACAAAGACAAGGCGATTGACGAGAACGACGACGTCCAGCTAGCACATCTGACTAGAGCTTTCTTTCTATACATGCTTGGACGCACTTTACTTAGCAACACGGCCGAAACAATTCACCTGTGCTGTCTGCCTGCGCTGGAGGACGTAGATCGTATAGGGGATTATAATTGGGGAGGGGCGGGGATGGCAACCTTGTACAGATTTATGTCCGCCGTCTCCCGACGCCTGACGAAAAGACTTGGCGGCTACAGCTTCGTTTGGGAG GTGTGGACTTATGAAATTCTTCAGATAAGTCCGTATAAACTGAAACAGGACGAGAGGGACGTATTGCCCAGAATGTGGCGATGGCGCTCGTGTAATAGAGCCAACCGACAATCACCGTTTACGGTCGAACATTTTCACCGTGCAATTGACACCATTAACCCGGAAAACGTTAGTTCCC GTCAACTGGCTGCCCTTCCCTGCAATGGCATTGCCGAGTTGGTATCTCAAATCCAAGGAACTAACTGCAACGAGATTGCTTTTGGATGGCCCCATGGGAAGATTTTACTACCTGGGCGAGAGGGTTATTAG
- the LOC113709980 gene encoding protein FAR1-RELATED SEQUENCE 5-like — MGQDGALKTHDMVQETENGKMGMDGCGKLRSFDLNQEPECDRDTFIEESGSLIGGHEDEEADELVGAIGVDDVMKLTFDTEEEIGEFYNLYAKLSGFGIHKSNAKRDADGISRFRKWVCCCEGYRNEKWFNYEDRKREAKPITRTGCGACFRVKYDIESVKYVVTRFIMEHNHPLASEASVQHIRSHRKVSDAEYAQAKSLKLVGARICQIMKHFVIKAGGYSNVGFCIKDLYNRMDEERKKNIFNGDAEGALGFLAVKKDADDMFFYKYHVDNEGRLARLFWANSKSRADFSVFGDVLVFDTTYKTNKYRKPLVVLAGVNNHLNSIIFGCALLSDERIETYELVLSTFVEAMKGKKPVAVMTDGDSAMRRAIKNLLPDACHRLCSWHLHRNARSNIRCEEFNNRLYNLMARKCSTLEFENRWARIVNECGVVENEWVKKLYPRRRLCAETYLSGHFFADEQLTQMARYGTLKSSCNTMCYYASYMDDAFNDLQQMFDKHSVDLKEKWIDRGYGGDGFAMDSRVRNDRSRRTFGLLDLRVSRSKGDHKHAEAKKKSVVIASTQRCEMQRLKEMVWLCMEVAAVTTDRLQSNTGLRDCLLLCIGGVKSIQGC, encoded by the exons ATGGGGCAGGATGGGGCGCTTAAAACTCATGACATGGTGCAGGAAACAGAGAACGGAAAAATGGGGATGGATGGTTGCGGCAAGTTAAGGTCATTTGACCTTAACCAAGAACCTGAGTGTGACCGAGACACATTCATTGAAGAAAGCGGTAGTTTAATAGGAGGACACGAAGATGAGGAGGCAGATGAATTGGTGGGCGCAATAGGCGTGGATGACGTAATGAAATTAACATTTGACACGGAAGAAGAAATTGGAGAATTCTATAATTTGTATGCGAAACTAAGCGGATTTGGGATTCATAAAAGTAATGCCAAACGAGATGCAGATGGCATTTCAAGATTTAGAAAATGGGTATGTTGCTGTGAAGGTTATAGGAATGAAAAGTGGTTTAATTATGAAGACCGGAAAAGAGAAGCAAAACCAATCACAAGAACCGGGTGTGGGGCTTGCTTTCGCGTGAAATATGACATAGAATCGGTAAAGTATGTGGTGACACGTTTCATTATGGAGCACAATCACCCGCTAGCATCAGAGGCAAGTGTGCAACACATTAGGTCGCATAGAAAAGTGAGCGATGCAGAATATGCACAGGCAAAAAGTCTAAAGTTGGTTGGGGCCAGAATATGCCAGATAATGAAACATTTTGTTATCAAAGCCGGAGGATATAGTAACGTGGGATTTTGCATTAAGGATCTGTACAACCGAATGGACGAAGAacgtaaaaaaaatatttttaatggcGATGCAGAAGGGGCACTTGGGTTCTTGGCAGTGAAGAAGGATGCcgatgacatgttcttttatAAATATCATGTAGATAACGAAGGTAGATTGGCAAGGTTGTTTTGGGCAAATTCTAAATCTCGTGCGGACTTCAGTGTATTTGGGGATGTATTGGTGTTTGATACaacatacaaaacaaataaataccgCAAGCCACTAGTTGTACTTGCAGGGGTAAACAACCATTTGAACAGTATTATTTTTGGCTGTGCACTGCTATCAGATGAGAGGATTGAAACATATGAATTGGTGCTAAGTACATTTGTAGAGGCTATGAAAGGTAAAAAGCCAGTAGCAGTGATGACAGATGGGGACAGTGCAATGCGAAGAGCCATAAAGAATCTTCTCCCGGATGCTTGTCATAGGCTATGTTCGTGGCACTTGCATAGAAATGCACGGAGCAATATTCGCTGCGAGGAATTTAATAACAGGTTGTATAACCTGATGGCGAGAAAGTGTAGCACTCTTGAGTTTGAGAATCGGTGGGCTAGGATAGTTAATGAATGTGGGGTGGTAGAGAATGAGTGGGTGAAGAAGTTGTACCCTAGGAGAAGGTTATGTGCAGAGACCTATTTAAGCGGCCATTTTTTCGCAG ACGAACAGCTGACACAAATGGCCAGATATGGCACTTTAAAGTCCAGCTGTAATACTATGTGTTACTATGCCTCCTACATGGATGATGCGTTTAATGACCTGCAGCAGATGTTTGACAAGCATTCTGTGGACCTAAAGGAGAAGTGGATTGACAGGGGATATGGGGGAGACGGATTTGCAATGGATTCAAGAGTGAGGAACGATAGAAGTAGAAGAACATTCGGGCTGTTAGATCTCAGGGTGTCCCGGTCTAAAGGTGATCACAAGCATGCAgaagcaaagaagaaaagtgTGGTCATTGCAT CTACACAAAG GTGTGAAATGCAGAGGTTGAAAGAGATGGTATGGTTGTGCATGGAAGTAGCAGCCGTGACGACAGACAGGTTACAGAGCAACACCGGCTTGAGGGATTGTCTTTTGTTATGTATCGGTGGGGTGAAGAGTATTCAAGGTTGCTAG